The Syngnathus typhle isolate RoL2023-S1 ecotype Sweden linkage group LG11, RoL_Styp_1.0, whole genome shotgun sequence genome contains a region encoding:
- the si:dkey-195m11.8 gene encoding fidgetin-like protein 2, translating to MLSPVAPYSLLKMHWSPEHTAPISQWPEQHLDVTSTTSPPTLHKHEPYASAARRNYAHTGYPWASDDISALTASSLLKRYAEKYSGLELPYERPASVAYPEPGAFLKTESEPWALSQGIECYPGIEALTGAKVGSGSAGVPTTGSVTVVSGNLASDPSYGAAGSCGAPSSQDFPPAYNSTYLSSGYCPQPGTALPPAPLHSLQAAPTLVPSYSTSTPVYNYPPGCYPHNSLSSSYSHPSASYLPPGISAPTPLAPRPTMVGGSYSYPSHSLGGGGEASAPLKRKAFEMGEDGQEGAEVEGSRYRKYGNGLSKGNGHGNGYDIRGSGSDPQPYKPGKPLMSPPYRGTGDYSPPSGLAVENASGEHSFPHQRMPMKIPAAHARAEDPSAGH from the exons ATGCTCAGTCCTGTCGCCCCTTACA GTCTATTGAAGATGCACTGGTCTCCGGAGCACACCGCCCCTATATCTCAGTGGCCTGAGCAGCACCTTGACGTCACCTCCACCACTTCGCCCCCGACGCTCCACAAACATGAGCCCTACGCCTCCGCCGCTCGCCGCAATTACGCTCACACAGGTTACCCGTGGGCCAGCGATGACATATCAGCCCTTACCGCTTCTTCGCTTCTCAAGCGCTATGCCGAGAAGTACTCTGGACTGGAGCTGCCCTACGAGCGTCCCGCTTCGGTGGCCTACCCAGAGCCCGGCGCTTTTTTGAAAACTGAGTCGGAACCCTGGGCTCTCAGCCAGGGCATCGAGTGCTACCCCGGAATCGAAGCGCTAACTGGCGCCAAAGTGGGCTCCGGATCCGCGGGCGTCCCCACCACAGGAAGCGTGACCGTCGTGAGCGGGAACTTAGCCTCGGACCCGAGCTACGGTGCCGCCGGCTCCTGCGGTGCCCCGTCGTCCCAGGACTTCCCTCCTGCCTACAACAGCACCTACTTGTCTTCAGGATACTGCCCGCAGCCAGGCACAGCACTTCCCCCTGCCCCTCTTCACTCTTTGCAGGCCGCACCCACTCTGGTGCCCAGCTACAGCACCAGCACTCCAGTCTACAACTACCCGCCGGGCTGCTACCCCCATAACAGCCTCTCTTCCAGTTACAGCCACCCCAGTGCCTCCTACTTACCCCCGGGAATTAGTGCCCCTACCCCTTTGGCCCCCAGGCCCACCATGGTGGGTGGCAGTTACAGCTACCCGTCGCACAGCCTCGGAGGGGGCGGCGAGGCCAGCGCGCCGCTGAAACGCAAGGCCTTTGAGATGGGAGAAGACGGACAAGAGGGAGCCGAGGTGGAGGGATCGCGCTACAGAAAATACGGCAACGGCCTCAGCAAAGGAAACGGGCACGGCAACGGCTACGACATAAGGGGCTCCGGTTCGGATCCGCAGCCCTACAAGCCCGGGAAGCCCCTTATGTCACCCCCTTATCGCGGGACAGGCGATTACAGCCCCCCATCCGGCCTGGCAGTGGAGAATGCATCCGGGGAGCACAGCTTTCCTCACCAAAGGATGCCTATGAAGATACCGGCAGCGCATGCGCGAGCTGAGGATCCCTCCGCCGGCCACTGA